The Caloenas nicobarica isolate bCalNic1 chromosome Z, bCalNic1.hap1, whole genome shotgun sequence genome has a segment encoding these proteins:
- the LOC136002436 gene encoding V-type proton ATPase subunit S1-like protein isoform X2, which translates to MEGNAALGFLLLVLYVGFTVPVEQMIATVDGSSSVFPDQDSLQRNDRRYDGGVRPKFNVNQVAITQVVSYNVSRKEQWERAPWRPFTHSHSSPLNVTVNGIPCILFWAKRIMIKFENHTQLDLTEKTFGVHATVDVGDSNCSEDNAMLSLKFGDIGDLKGLVIRFLLTTSYYQMSVQNWFSLHRLQLLYNHSIQATFNATRIYAPASYSYHCEHVSSLQRYDALLIPSSANDLSKLWEVTFTDFQIQGFNIQEGQFAYAKDCASFFSPAILMGLVMSLILLLVLAYALHMLIHLKSLDRHYECKASPAYFAQMKDNDMGDEKEPLRSSGNESYESRNQQFCKIYI; encoded by the exons ATGGAAGGAAACGCTGCCCTTGGGTTCCTTTTGCTCGTTCTGTACGTGGGATTCACGGTGCCTGTGGAGCAAATGATTGCGACAGTGGATGGCAG TTCAAGTGTGTTTCCAGACCAAGATTCTCTGCAAAGAAATG ATCGACGTTATGATGGTGGTGTGAGGCCAAAATTTAATGTAAATCAAGTAGCAATTACACAG GTTGTCAGCTACAACGTGAGCAGGAAGGAACAGTGGGAAAGAGCACCCTGGAGGCCATTCACCCACAGCCACTCCAGCCCGCTCAACGTCACGGTAAATGGCATCCCCTGCATTCTCTTCTGGGCCAAGAGGATCATGATTAAGTTTGAAAACCACACGCAGCTGGATTTGACAGAGAAGACATTTGGTGTCCATGCAACAGTGGATGTTGGAGATTCAAACTGCAGTGAAGATAATGCAAT GCTTTCTCTGAAGTTTGGTGACATTGGCGATCTCAAGGGACTTGTTATTAG ATTCTTATTAACAACAAGCTATTACCAGATGTCTGTTCAGAACTGGTTCAGTTTACACAGGCTGCAACTTCTTTACAACCACTCCATACAAGCGACGTTTAATGCGACCAGAATATATGCGCCAGCAAGTTACTCCTACCACTGTGAACACGTGAGCAGCTTGCAGAGATATGACGCGCTCCTCATACCCAGCTCTGCAAATGATCTTTCAAAGCTTTGGGAAGTCACTTTTACTGATTTCCAG aTTCAAGGTTTTAACATTCAAGAAGGGCAGTTTGCCTATGCAAAAGACTGTGCatcctttttctctccagcaATACTTATGGGACTGGTTATGTCACTGATTCTGCTGCTCGTTCTTGCCTATGCTCTTCATATGTTGATCCACCTGAAATCTCTTGACCGGCACTATGAATGCAAAGCTTCTCCTGCCTATTTTGCACAGATGAAAGACAATGACATGGGGGATGAGAAAGAGCCACTTAGAAGCAGTGGGAATGAGTCCTATGAATCTAGAAACCAACAGTTCTGTAAAATCTATATTTAG
- the LOC136002436 gene encoding V-type proton ATPase subunit S1-like protein isoform X1: protein MEGNAALGFLLLVLYVGFTVPVEQMIATVDGSSSVFPDQDSLQRNDRRYDGGVRPKFNVNQVAITQVVSYNVSRKEQWERAPWRPFTHSHSSPLNVTVNGIPCILFWAKRIMIKFENHTQLDLTEKTFGVHATVDVGDSNCSEDNAILLKFLSSLMLLAFRPRLSLKFGDIGDLKGLVIRFLLTTSYYQMSVQNWFSLHRLQLLYNHSIQATFNATRIYAPASYSYHCEHVSSLQRYDALLIPSSANDLSKLWEVTFTDFQIQGFNIQEGQFAYAKDCASFFSPAILMGLVMSLILLLVLAYALHMLIHLKSLDRHYECKASPAYFAQMKDNDMGDEKEPLRSSGNESYESRNQQFCKIYI, encoded by the exons ATGGAAGGAAACGCTGCCCTTGGGTTCCTTTTGCTCGTTCTGTACGTGGGATTCACGGTGCCTGTGGAGCAAATGATTGCGACAGTGGATGGCAG TTCAAGTGTGTTTCCAGACCAAGATTCTCTGCAAAGAAATG ATCGACGTTATGATGGTGGTGTGAGGCCAAAATTTAATGTAAATCAAGTAGCAATTACACAG GTTGTCAGCTACAACGTGAGCAGGAAGGAACAGTGGGAAAGAGCACCCTGGAGGCCATTCACCCACAGCCACTCCAGCCCGCTCAACGTCACGGTAAATGGCATCCCCTGCATTCTCTTCTGGGCCAAGAGGATCATGATTAAGTTTGAAAACCACACGCAGCTGGATTTGACAGAGAAGACATTTGGTGTCCATGCAACAGTGGATGTTGGAGATTCAAACTGCAGTGAAGATAATGCAAT ATTGCTGAAGTTTTTGTCAAGCCTGATGTTACTTGCTTTTCGACCTAGGCTTTCTCTGAAGTTTGGTGACATTGGCGATCTCAAGGGACTTGTTATTAG ATTCTTATTAACAACAAGCTATTACCAGATGTCTGTTCAGAACTGGTTCAGTTTACACAGGCTGCAACTTCTTTACAACCACTCCATACAAGCGACGTTTAATGCGACCAGAATATATGCGCCAGCAAGTTACTCCTACCACTGTGAACACGTGAGCAGCTTGCAGAGATATGACGCGCTCCTCATACCCAGCTCTGCAAATGATCTTTCAAAGCTTTGGGAAGTCACTTTTACTGATTTCCAG aTTCAAGGTTTTAACATTCAAGAAGGGCAGTTTGCCTATGCAAAAGACTGTGCatcctttttctctccagcaATACTTATGGGACTGGTTATGTCACTGATTCTGCTGCTCGTTCTTGCCTATGCTCTTCATATGTTGATCCACCTGAAATCTCTTGACCGGCACTATGAATGCAAAGCTTCTCCTGCCTATTTTGCACAGATGAAAGACAATGACATGGGGGATGAGAAAGAGCCACTTAGAAGCAGTGGGAATGAGTCCTATGAATCTAGAAACCAACAGTTCTGTAAAATCTATATTTAG